The Micavibrio sp. TMED2 genome includes a window with the following:
- a CDS encoding ABC transporter permease — translation MNFKRLTALAVATVIGAGAFWATEPATARAEGEIFVPLLVFRTGPYAPNGIPVADAFQDYMKMLNERDGGINGVKLTFEECETQYNNDRGVECYERLKNNGPTGGAAVFPFSTGITYALLDRSAQDKIPILSMGYGRADASDGRVFPYVFTPPATYWGQADAMIHYIADEEGGYDNLKGKKIALVYHDSAYGKEPIKTLELLSKKYGFDFHLFPVSHPGLEQKSTWLQIGRRLRPDWTLMWGWGVMNSTAIKEAAAVGYPMDKFIGVWWSGSEPDVRPAGAAAKGYKSGTFNGVGQDYPVVQDILKHVYDKGNGTAESRDKVGEVGYNRGLINMLFVTEAIRTAMGKYGNRPLTGEEIRWGFENLDLSADVLKQAGFEGMMEPIKLSCEDHEGGGKLRIQQWDGEKWEAASDWIEPNQELIRELYKESAEQYAKEKGLPLDRCDS, via the coding sequence ATGAATTTCAAGCGTCTGACAGCGCTGGCCGTGGCTACCGTTATCGGTGCCGGTGCCTTTTGGGCAACCGAGCCAGCAACCGCACGGGCAGAGGGCGAAATCTTTGTTCCGCTGCTGGTTTTTCGTACCGGCCCATATGCACCGAACGGCATTCCGGTTGCCGATGCGTTTCAGGATTATATGAAAATGCTGAACGAGCGTGATGGCGGCATCAACGGCGTCAAGCTGACCTTCGAGGAATGCGAAACCCAGTACAACAACGACCGTGGCGTTGAATGCTACGAACGTCTGAAGAATAACGGCCCGACCGGCGGTGCGGCGGTATTCCCGTTCTCCACTGGCATCACCTATGCGCTGCTCGACCGCTCGGCGCAGGATAAAATTCCGATCCTGTCCATGGGCTATGGCCGCGCCGATGCATCCGATGGCCGGGTTTTCCCCTATGTCTTCACCCCGCCTGCGACCTATTGGGGTCAAGCCGATGCGATGATCCATTACATCGCGGATGAAGAGGGCGGCTATGACAACCTCAAGGGCAAGAAGATTGCGCTGGTCTATCACGACAGTGCCTATGGCAAGGAGCCGATCAAGACCCTCGAACTGCTGTCCAAGAAGTATGGTTTCGATTTCCACCTGTTCCCGGTTTCGCATCCGGGTCTGGAGCAGAAATCAACCTGGCTGCAGATCGGTCGTCGCCTGCGTCCCGACTGGACCCTGATGTGGGGCTGGGGTGTGATGAACTCCACCGCGATCAAGGAGGCCGCTGCTGTCGGCTATCCAATGGACAAGTTCATCGGTGTCTGGTGGTCCGGTTCCGAGCCTGATGTGCGCCCGGCCGGTGCTGCCGCCAAGGGCTATAAATCCGGTACCTTCAACGGTGTGGGGCAGGATTACCCGGTGGTTCAGGACATCCTGAAGCATGTCTATGACAAGGGTAACGGCACCGCCGAGAGCCGGGACAAGGTCGGTGAGGTCGGTTACAACCGCGGCCTGATCAACATGCTGTTCGTGACCGAGGCAATCCGTACCGCCATGGGCAAATACGGCAATCGTCCGCTGACCGGTGAGGAAATCCGCTGGGGCTTCGAGAACCTCGACCTCAGTGCCGATGTGCTCAAACAAGCCGGTTTTGAAGGCATGATGGAGCCGATTAAGCTCAGCTGTGAGGACCATGAGGGTGGCGGTAAACTGCGCATCCAGCAATGGGACGGCGAGAAGTGGGAGGCTGCTTCCGACTGGATCGAGCCGAACCAGGAGCTGATCCGTGAACTCTACAAGGAGTCTGCCGAGCAGTATGCTAAGGAAAAAGGCCTGCCGCTCGATCGCTGCGATTCCTGA
- a CDS encoding long-chain fatty acid--CoA ligase, giving the protein MPDGAAAIISTGIDTFPKLLLEHAGKRPNAIAMREKEFGIWQSWSWAQALDEIRSMANGLAAMGFKHGDRLAIIGDNRPHLYWAMTAAQALGGVPVPIYQDSVVEEMAYILNHAEVRFALVEDQEQVDKLLAIREDVPIEQIIYDDPRGLRNYTEEFLQSLDSVQERGRAWHKEKPGFFEAECKKGRGSDVSIMLYTSGTTGRPKGTMLTFDNVLIMSKNAAEYEKLTADEDVLAYLPMAWAGDHLFSYGQQFVTGFTVNCPESAETVLLDLRELGPTYFFAPPRIFENILTTVAIRMEDAGRFKRWLYKTFMDHAARVGIDLLEGRPVSGADRFKYWLGERLVYGPLKNVLGFTRIRIAYTAGEAIGPDIFNFFRALGINVKQIYGMTEGAVFVTIQPSDQVRADTVGVPVPGVELKIADNGEVVFRSPGIFKEYFKNAEATEEAKAGGWFHTGDAGVMEPDGHLKIIDRAKDVGKLTDGSLFAPKYIENKLKFFPFIKEAVAVGDGHDYVAAMINIDLEAAGNWAERRNIAYSGYTDLAGRKEIYDLIKDNVEQVNRDLANDPNLSGCQIKRFLILHKELDADDGELTRTRKVRRKHVGEKYEPLITALFSDAKSAYIETEVTFEDGRKGMIKADLAIEDTEIVLAGQPVAA; this is encoded by the coding sequence ATGCCTGACGGTGCTGCTGCTATTATCTCAACCGGTATTGATACCTTCCCGAAACTGTTGCTTGAGCATGCCGGCAAGCGCCCGAACGCCATTGCCATGCGGGAAAAGGAATTCGGCATCTGGCAGTCATGGAGCTGGGCGCAGGCGCTCGACGAAATCCGGTCAATGGCAAACGGTCTCGCTGCCATGGGGTTCAAGCATGGCGACCGGCTGGCGATCATTGGCGATAACCGCCCGCATCTCTACTGGGCGATGACGGCGGCACAGGCGCTCGGCGGCGTGCCGGTACCGATCTATCAGGACAGTGTGGTCGAGGAGATGGCCTATATCCTCAACCATGCCGAAGTGCGATTTGCGCTGGTCGAGGATCAGGAGCAGGTGGACAAGCTGCTGGCGATCCGTGAGGACGTGCCGATCGAGCAGATCATCTATGACGACCCGCGTGGCTTGCGGAACTATACCGAAGAGTTCCTGCAATCGCTGGACAGTGTGCAGGAACGTGGTCGCGCATGGCATAAGGAAAAGCCCGGTTTCTTTGAGGCCGAGTGCAAGAAGGGGCGCGGCTCCGATGTCTCGATCATGCTCTATACCTCCGGTACCACCGGGCGGCCGAAAGGCACCATGCTGACCTTCGACAATGTGCTGATCATGTCGAAGAATGCTGCCGAATACGAAAAACTGACGGCGGATGAGGATGTGCTCGCCTATCTGCCCATGGCCTGGGCCGGGGATCACCTGTTCTCCTATGGCCAGCAATTCGTCACCGGCTTCACGGTCAACTGCCCGGAGAGTGCGGAGACCGTGCTGCTCGACCTGCGCGAGCTGGGGCCGACCTATTTCTTCGCCCCGCCGCGGATTTTTGAGAATATCCTGACTACGGTTGCGATCCGGATGGAAGATGCCGGTCGCTTCAAGCGCTGGCTGTACAAGACCTTCATGGATCATGCCGCGCGGGTCGGTATCGACCTGCTCGAGGGCCGTCCCGTATCCGGCGCTGACCGGTTCAAATACTGGCTCGGCGAGAGGCTGGTCTATGGCCCGCTGAAAAACGTGCTCGGCTTTACCCGTATCCGTATCGCCTATACCGCCGGGGAAGCGATCGGGCCGGACATCTTCAACTTCTTCCGCGCGCTCGGGATCAACGTCAAACAGATCTACGGCATGACCGAGGGGGCGGTGTTCGTCACCATTCAGCCATCGGATCAGGTGCGGGCCGATACGGTCGGTGTGCCGGTTCCCGGCGTCGAGCTGAAAATTGCCGATAACGGTGAGGTGGTGTTCCGCTCGCCCGGGATCTTCAAGGAATATTTCAAGAATGCCGAGGCGACCGAGGAAGCCAAGGCGGGTGGCTGGTTCCATACCGGCGATGCCGGGGTAATGGAGCCCGATGGCCATTTGAAGATCATCGACCGGGCAAAGGATGTGGGCAAGCTGACCGACGGCTCGCTGTTCGCGCCGAAATATATCGAGAACAAGCTGAAATTCTTCCCGTTCATCAAGGAAGCGGTGGCGGTCGGTGACGGCCATGATTATGTGGCCGCGATGATCAATATCGATCTGGAGGCCGCCGGCAACTGGGCTGAGCGCCGCAATATCGCCTATTCCGGCTATACCGACCTCGCAGGCCGGAAAGAGATTTACGACCTGATCAAGGACAATGTGGAGCAGGTCAACCGCGACCTCGCCAATGATCCGAACCTGTCGGGCTGTCAGATCAAGCGGTTCCTGATCCTGCACAAGGAGCTGGACGCCGATGATGGCGAGCTGACCCGGACCCGCAAGGTGCGGCGCAAGCATGTGGGTGAGAAGTATGAGCCGCTGATTACCGCGCTCTTCTCCGATGCCAAATCGGCTTATATCGAGACCGAAGTCACCTTCGAGGATGGTCGCAAGGGCATGATCAAGGCCGATCTGGCGATTGAGGACACTGAAATCGTACTGGCCGGACAGCCGGTGGCAGCATAA
- a CDS encoding branched-chain amino acid ABC transporter permease, with the protein MFYREAGQFKSSYQADQAIFPILQDKIGMAIILAIAFIAIPVFGTEYFLTSLMLPFVVFSMAAIGLNILTGYCGQLSLGTGGFMACGAFFAYKLTTGFPEMNILLVFILAGVGTAMVGVLFGLPSLRIKGFYLAVATLAAQFFLIWMFNKFGWWTNHSASGVISAPPRELFPGFSVTGSSASAVDRYLFALGMVTVMALLAKNMVRSRIGRTWMAIRDMDIAAEIIGIKPITAKLSAFAISSFYIGIAGALWAFVYTSSVEALAFQIDRSFQVLFMVIIGGLGSITGSFMGAAFIVMLPILISQTPAMIGLHIDIATIGHLEYMILGALIIIILIAEPHGMARLWQIGKEKLRLWPFPH; encoded by the coding sequence ATGTTTTACCGCGAGGCCGGACAGTTCAAATCCAGTTATCAGGCAGATCAGGCGATTTTCCCGATCCTGCAGGACAAGATCGGCATGGCGATTATCCTCGCCATTGCCTTCATCGCCATTCCGGTATTCGGCACCGAGTATTTCCTGACCTCGCTGATGCTGCCCTTCGTGGTGTTCTCCATGGCGGCCATCGGGCTCAATATCCTGACCGGTTATTGCGGCCAGTTGAGCCTCGGCACCGGTGGCTTCATGGCCTGTGGCGCGTTCTTTGCCTACAAGCTGACGACCGGCTTTCCAGAGATGAATATCCTGCTGGTGTTCATTCTGGCCGGGGTCGGTACGGCGATGGTCGGGGTGCTGTTCGGCCTGCCGAGCCTGCGGATCAAGGGGTTCTATCTGGCGGTGGCGACACTGGCGGCGCAGTTCTTCCTGATCTGGATGTTCAACAAGTTCGGCTGGTGGACCAATCACAGTGCCTCGGGCGTGATCTCGGCCCCGCCGCGCGAGTTATTCCCCGGCTTCAGTGTTACCGGTTCCAGCGCCTCTGCGGTTGACCGCTATCTGTTCGCACTTGGCATGGTCACGGTCATGGCCCTGTTGGCGAAGAACATGGTGCGTTCCCGGATCGGGCGGACATGGATGGCGATCCGCGACATGGATATCGCCGCCGAAATCATCGGCATCAAGCCGATTACCGCCAAGCTCTCGGCCTTTGCCATCAGCTCGTTCTATATCGGGATCGCCGGTGCGCTCTGGGCTTTTGTCTATACCTCGTCGGTCGAGGCACTGGCGTTCCAGATCGACCGCTCGTTCCAGGTGCTGTTCATGGTCATCATCGGCGGGCTGGGCAGCATTACCGGGTCATTCATGGGTGCGGCCTTCATCGTCATGCTGCCGATCCTGATCAGCCAGACCCCGGCCATGATCGGGCTGCATATCGACATCGCCACCATCGGTCACCTCGAATACATGATCCTCGGTGCGCTGATCATCATCATTCTCATCGCCGAGCCGCACGGGATGGCGCGGCTCTGGCAGATAGGCAAGGAGAAGCTCCGGCTCTGGCCATTCCCGCACTGA
- a CDS encoding branched-chain amino acid ABC transporter permease, which yields MFEAIFITPFTEIAEYPYFFLEVLISGLLTGVMYSLVALGFVLIFKASGVFNFSQGVMVLFSALTIVGLMEYGMPVWLAILLTMVVMIGLAYSVERLVLRPLVNQEHIIMFMATIGLTYFLDGFGQLVWGSDVKSFAFQLPNGNFELGPNGEVFVNQLDVVAGATAAILVAVLAVFFQKTKIGRALRAVADDHQAALSVGIPLNHIWVIVWSVAGVVAIVAGIMWGAKVTVQFSLSLIALKALPVLILGGFTSIPGAIVGGLIIGAGEKIAENFWGPAFGGAIEDWFAYMLALVFLLFRPQGLFGEKIIERV from the coding sequence ATGTTTGAAGCCATCTTCATCACCCCCTTCACCGAGATTGCGGAATATCCGTATTTCTTCCTCGAAGTGCTGATCAGCGGGCTGCTGACCGGGGTCATGTACTCGCTGGTTGCCCTCGGTTTCGTGCTGATTTTCAAGGCGTCTGGCGTGTTCAACTTCTCGCAGGGGGTCATGGTGCTGTTTTCTGCCCTGACCATTGTCGGGCTGATGGAATATGGCATGCCGGTCTGGCTGGCGATCCTCTTGACCATGGTAGTGATGATCGGCCTCGCCTATTCGGTGGAACGGCTGGTCCTGCGCCCGCTGGTCAATCAGGAACATATCATCATGTTCATGGCGACCATCGGCCTGACCTATTTCCTCGACGGTTTCGGCCAGCTTGTCTGGGGGTCGGATGTGAAGAGCTTCGCCTTCCAGCTGCCCAACGGCAATTTCGAGCTGGGGCCGAATGGCGAAGTCTTCGTCAATCAGCTCGATGTGGTTGCCGGGGCGACCGCGGCCATTCTGGTGGCCGTGCTGGCGGTATTCTTCCAGAAAACCAAGATCGGTCGCGCCCTGCGCGCGGTGGCCGATGACCATCAGGCGGCCCTCAGCGTCGGTATTCCGCTCAATCATATCTGGGTGATCGTCTGGTCGGTTGCCGGTGTGGTGGCCATCGTGGCCGGGATCATGTGGGGAGCCAAGGTCACCGTGCAGTTCTCGCTCTCGCTGATCGCGCTGAAGGCGCTGCCGGTGCTCATCCTGGGCGGCTTTACCTCGATCCCCGGTGCCATTGTCGGCGGTCTGATCATCGGTGCGGGCGAGAAGATCGCGGAGAATTTCTGGGGCCCTGCCTTCGGCGGTGCCATCGAGGACTGGTTCGCCTATATGCTGGCGCTGGTATTCCTGCTGTTCCGGCCACAGGGCCTGTTCGGCGAAAAGATCATTGAGCGCGTCTAG
- a CDS encoding ABC transporter ATP-binding protein, translating into MSDTAANRHVGHSNPADVAPDALLQVNNIEVIYDHVILVLKGVSLAVNKGQIVALLGGNGAGKTTTLKAISNLLRVERGEVTKGSITFSGRRVDTLTPNDLVKSGVIQVMEGRHCFEHLTVEENLLTGAYTRGVGRGQINADLEMVYNYFPRLKERRKSQAGYTSGGEQQMTAIGRALMAKPNIILLDEPSMGLAPQLVEQIFEIVKALNEKEGVTFLLAEQNTNVALKYAKYGYILENGRVVMDGEAKELRENEDVKEFYLGVSSAGKKNYRDVKNYKRRKRWLS; encoded by the coding sequence ATGTCCGATACCGCAGCAAACCGCCATGTAGGTCATTCCAACCCGGCTGATGTTGCGCCTGATGCCCTGCTGCAGGTGAACAATATCGAGGTCATCTATGACCATGTGATTCTGGTGCTGAAGGGCGTTTCACTGGCGGTCAACAAGGGCCAGATCGTCGCCTTGCTCGGCGGTAACGGTGCCGGCAAGACCACAACACTGAAAGCCATTTCCAATCTGCTGCGCGTTGAACGGGGTGAGGTGACCAAAGGGTCGATCACCTTCAGCGGCAGGCGTGTCGATACCTTGACCCCCAATGATCTCGTCAAGAGTGGTGTCATTCAGGTGATGGAAGGGCGGCACTGTTTTGAACATCTGACGGTTGAAGAAAACCTGCTTACCGGCGCCTATACCCGCGGGGTCGGGCGTGGTCAGATCAATGCCGATCTGGAGATGGTATATAACTATTTCCCGCGTCTGAAAGAGCGGCGCAAGAGCCAGGCGGGCTATACCTCGGGCGGTGAACAGCAGATGACCGCCATCGGTCGTGCCCTGATGGCCAAGCCGAATATCATCCTGCTGGATGAGCCCAGCATGGGCCTCGCGCCGCAGCTGGTGGAGCAGATTTTCGAGATAGTCAAAGCCCTGAATGAGAAGGAGGGCGTGACCTTCCTGCTCGCCGAACAGAACACCAATGTGGCGCTGAAATACGCTAAATACGGCTATATCCTCGAGAATGGCCGCGTCGTCATGGATGGCGAGGCGAAGGAATTACGCGAGAATGAGGATGTGAAGGAGTTCTATCTCGGCGTCTCCTCGGCGGGTAAGAAGAACTACCGCGATGTGAAGAACTACAAACGCCGCAAGCGCTGGCTGAGCTGA
- a CDS encoding ABC transporter ATP-binding protein produces the protein MTTGGGAASDATVQPANTPQSRVGETLLEVKNISLSFGGVKALTNISFDIKAHEIRAIIGPNGAGKSSMLNVINGFYHPQEGEITYKGVTRKKMRPHQAAKQGIARTFQNIALFKGMSTLDNIMTGRVLKMKQPWLMQALYWGPGQKEEIEHREFCERIIDFLEIQHIRKIPVGKLPYGLQKRVELGRALAAEPELLLLDEPMAGMNVEEKEDMCRFILDVNDEFGTTMALIEHDMGVVMDISDRVVVLDYGCKLADGTPDEVRSDQAVIDAYLGVAHD, from the coding sequence ATGACCACAGGTGGTGGTGCAGCATCCGATGCCACCGTCCAGCCGGCGAACACCCCGCAGAGTCGGGTCGGTGAGACCCTGCTCGAGGTCAAGAATATTTCGCTGTCATTTGGTGGCGTGAAGGCGCTGACCAATATCAGCTTTGACATCAAGGCCCATGAAATCCGTGCCATCATCGGCCCGAACGGGGCGGGCAAGTCGTCGATGCTCAATGTTATCAACGGCTTCTATCACCCACAGGAAGGCGAGATCACCTATAAAGGCGTCACCCGCAAGAAGATGCGTCCGCATCAGGCGGCCAAGCAGGGCATTGCCCGGACCTTCCAGAACATCGCCCTGTTCAAGGGCATGTCCACCCTCGACAACATCATGACCGGTCGGGTGCTGAAGATGAAGCAACCGTGGCTGATGCAGGCGCTCTATTGGGGACCGGGCCAGAAGGAAGAGATCGAGCATCGCGAGTTCTGTGAACGCATCATCGACTTCCTCGAAATCCAGCATATCCGCAAGATCCCGGTCGGCAAACTGCCCTATGGCCTGCAAAAGCGGGTCGAGCTGGGCCGGGCGCTGGCCGCCGAGCCGGAACTGCTGCTGCTCGATGAACCCATGGCCGGGATGAATGTCGAAGAGAAGGAGGATATGTGCCGTTTTATCCTCGATGTGAATGACGAGTTCGGCACCACCATGGCCCTGATCGAACACGATATGGGCGTGGTCATGGATATTTCCGACCGGGTGGTGGTGCTCGATTACGGCTGCAAGCTGGCCGATGGCACACCCGATGAAGTGCGCTCGGATCAGGCGGTGATCGACGCCTATCTCGGCGTGGCACATGATTGA